The genomic region TGGCCGATGGCTTCGGCGCTGGTGTCCTTGACTGCGTCGGCGACCACCAGCACGCCGCGGGCGGCTCCGTCCCACGCAACCACAACCGCGGTCTGCCCGGCCTTCTCGGCAGCCCCCTTGGCGGCGGTCAGGTCTGCGTTCATTGTGATTGACCAGTCGTCGAGCAATGACGCTCGTCCCACGACCACGAGGTGCCCGTCGACGATCCCCTGCACGCCCCTGCCTTCGATGTTCTTGAAGGACTCCGGGGTGGGCAGAGTGCCAACCCGCTGTGCTGCGCCTTTGGCAATCGCCTGAGCGATCGGGTGTTCGGATGCGTCCTCGACGGCTCCGGCGAGCCGCAACACCTCGTCGTCAGTGGTGTCAGCGGCGGTCGTGACACCGAGCAGGGTCATCTTGCCGGTGGTGACCGTTCCGGTCTTGTCGAGCACGATGGTGTCGATCTTGCGCGTCGATTCCAGCACCTCGGGGCCCTTGATCAGAATGCCGAGCTGGGCGCCGCGGCCAGTTCCGACCAAGAGTGCGGTCGGGGTCGCCAAGCCGAGTGCGCAGGGGCACGCGATGATCAACACTGCGACTGCAGCGGTGAACGCGGCCGAGATTCCGAACCCGCCGCCGAGCCACACCGCAAGGGTGGCGACTGCGATACCGATCACGATCGGCACGAAGACACCGGAGATCTTGTCCGCCAAGCGCTGGACCTCGGCCTTGCCGGATTGAGCGTCCTCGACCAGCTTGGCCATCTGCGCGAGCTGCGTGTCCGATCCGACCCGGGTGGCACGCACTACCAGGCGTCCGCCGGCGTTCACGGTTGCGCCGACCACGGTGTCGCCTTCGGTGACTTCGACCGGCACCGATTCACCGGTCAGCATTGACGCGTCGACCGCGGAGGTGCCGTCAACGATGACGCCGTCGGTGGCGATCTTCTCGCCTGGCCGCACGATGAACTCGTCGCCGACTGCCAGGTCCTCGGTCGGGATTCGGGTCTCTACGCCATTGCGCAGTACCGCAACGTCTTTAGCGCCCAACTCCAGAAGTGCCCGCATGGCCGCACCGGCTTGACGCTTCGATCGCTTCTCGAAGTAGCGTCCGGCAAGGACGAACGTGGTGACGCCGGCGGCGACCTCCAGATAGATGTTGGCGGACCCGTCCCCGGGGGCGATGGTGAACTCGAACGCGTGCGTCATCCCGGGTACCCCGGCTGTGCCGAAGAACAGCGCATACAGCGACCACAGGAAGGCCGCGGAGGTGCCCACCGAGATGAGGGTGTCCATCGTCGCAGCGCCGTGCCGGAGGTTGGCGAACGCGGCCTTGTGGAACGGCCATGCGGCCCAGACGATCACCGGCGCGGCGAGCGCCAGCGACGCCCACTGCCAGTAGGTGAACTGCAGCGCCGGAGCCATCGCAAGGACGATCACCGGTACCGACAGCACGATCGAGCCGATGAGACGGTTACGCAGGGTCGTCAGCTCCGGATCCTCGCGCTGTTCATCGGCGTCCGACACTGAGTCCTTGGCGGCCGGCACGGCGGCGCCGTAACCGGTCTTCTCAACCTCGGCGATCAGGACCGCGGTGTCGAATCCGGGCGGGGTACTGACGCGGGCCTTCTCGGTGGCGTAGTTCACCGTCGCCGAGACGCCGTCGAGCTTGTTGAGCTTCTTCTCGATCCGCATGGCGCATGACGCACAGGTCATTCCGCTGATGTCGAGCTCGATGCTCTCTGCATCCGGCGTCTGCGGCTGAGCGGGCGATGTCGTCATGTGATCAGTCCTTCCATCGTGCTGCCGGTCAGTGACCGGCGCCGGAGTGTCCGTGCTCGGGCGAGCCGGCGGTGGCATTGCCTGCAGCCGCGGCTGGTGCCGCGGTGACCGTGAACTCTGCGGTGCGGACCTGTCCGTCCACCTTGAAGTCCAGGTACAGCAGGTACGTGCCGTCGGTGGGTGCAGTCGCCATGAAATCGATGTCGGGGCCGGGCTTGGTGACTCCGTCGCCCGGCTCACCCATCGGGTGCACGTGCAGGTACCCGAGGTCACCGACCCGCAGCGCCACCAAGTGCCCGTACGCGGCAAGATATGGCTCTAGCGTATTCACCGGCTGCCCCGCGCGGGTGACAGTGAACGTCAGGGTCGAACTTGTGCCGACGCCGAGCGATCCGCCGAGGGTTACGGTGAGGTCGTCGACCGTGGCGACAGCGGATTCCGGCGGCAGCGGCCTCGGTACGAAGTCGCCTGCGACCGAGGTGGTCGAGGTGAGTGTCACGTTGCTGCCAAGGTCCGTGGGAACGACGTCGGCGAAGATCCGGTAGGAGCCTGCCGCATTCCACCGCCACGGAATCGACCACGAGCCGTCACCGTCGTTGGTGGGGTGCACGTGCCGGAACTCGGCGCCGTCGCTACGGACGACAATCAGGTGCAGGTCCTTGTCGTGGGCGGTGTCGTACTCGGTGACCGCAACTCCGCCGGGGCCGGTCAACCGGAACGACAGCGTGCCGTCCTGTCCGACGGCGCCGGGTGCTGCCACGTCGCGGATCTGATACCCACTGCGTTCGATCGATAGACCGGGCATCTCGACCGAGCGTGGTGATTCGGTGGTGTCGGCGCGGTGTTGTGCTCCGTGGTCCATCTGCGCTGCCTCTGCTTGACTTTTCCACGACGCGGACGCGTCCGTGGGGATGAATGCGCGGGCCCCGACGAAACCGACGACGAAGATCGCCACCAGGCCTACGCCGTACAACCCGAGCTTTGTCGGTGCGCGCATGTCAGGCACGCACTCCGGCATACCCGGCTTCCTCGACGGCAGCCAGGACCGCAGCGTCGTCGAGTTCACCCGTGCTGGTCACCGCGAGTATGCCGGTGGCTGCCGAGACGTCGATATGTTCGACGCCTGCAATCTGGCTGACTTCCCGGGTGATCGCGCCCTCGCAATGTCCACAGGACATTCCGGTCACTTGGTACGTGGTCGTAGTCATCGGCTCTCCTTCACATCCACCACTATACCCTGTGGGGGTATGTGGCACTACGAACCACACCATACCCCTACGGAGTATTTCGTCAAGACTGGCGTCGGAGGTTCGGCAGCGGCCACGGCTCCGCCGAGCAGCAGCAACCGAGTCCGGCACGTAGGTCAATTGCCCCGGCGACCGCGGTCCCCCGGGCCCCGGTCGTGGACCACGACCGGGGCGTCCAAGACAAGACCGGGCTGGGCATCACCAACGTCGTCAAGCAACTCCGGCCGCTGCGCCTCAGTGGGCCGGAACCGGGATCTCGCTGGTGTCCTCGTCGGGGGAATCGTCGGGTTTGGCGGCCCTCCGACCAATCACCGAGGTGGGGAGCACCTTGATCGGCCACCAGAACCAGCGACCCAGCAGCGCCGCAACCGTCGGGGTCATGAACGCGCGGATCACGAAGGTGTCGAACAACAGGCCCAGACAGATCGCGGATCCCACCTGACCGATGGCGATCAGGTCGTTGGTGATCATCGAGCCCATGGTTATCGCGAACACCAGGCCCGCCTGTGTGGCCACGCTCCCGGAACCGGCAACCCCGCGGATGATCGACGTTTTCATGCCGGCGTGCAGCTCTTCCTTGAACCGGGACACCAGCAGCAGGTTGTAGTCCGATCCCACAGCCAACAAGATGATGACCGTGATCGGTAGCACGAACCAGTGCAGCTGCTGGCCGAGAATGTGCTGCCAGATGAGCACCGAGAGCCCGAACGACGAACCCAGCGAGATCGCGATCGTTCCGACGATCACTATGGCCGCGACGATGCTTCTCGTCATGGCCAGCATGATGATCAGGATGAGACTGAGCGCCGCGATCACGACGATCATCAGGTCGTACTTCGTGAACTCCTCGATGTCGTGATACGTCGCGGCGGTACCGCCGAGATACAGTTCGGATCCCTCCAGCGGCGTGCTCTTGATGGCTTCCTTCGCCGCCGTCAGCTCCGCCGGTGTCGTGGCGAGCGCCGCAGGTCCCGCCGGATCACCCACATGCGTGATGATCATCTGCGCGGACTTGCCATCCGGTGATACCAGCAGCTTGAGGCCCTTCTGGAAGTCCGGGTTGTCGAAGGCCTCCGGCGGCAGGTAGAAGTAGTCGTCGTTCTTCGCGGCGTCGAAGGCCTGACCCATCGCGGTCGCTGTGTCGGTCATGCGACTGATCTGGTCAATCATCCCGTTGAAGCTGCTGTACATGGTGAGCATGGTGGACCGAATGTTCTTGGAGATTGCGATCATCGGCGGCAACTGGGCGACCAGCTGCGGCATCAGCGCATCCATTTTCTCCATATTGACCAGCATCGAAGCCATGTTCTCGCTGAGCTTGTCGATCCCGTCAAGGCCGTCGAACAATGACCGCACCGAAAAGCAGATCGGGATGTTGGCGCAGTGCGGTTCCCAGTACAGGTAATTGCGCACCGGCCGCCAGAAATCGTCGAAATTAGCCATGTGGTCACGCATTTCGTCGGAAGTCGCTTGCAAATCCTTCGCATTGCCGACCATGTCGTGGGTGATGTCGGCCTGTTGCTGCATGAGGCCGTGCATGCGTTCCATGATGGCGATCATCGCACCGAGTTCGTCGGTCATCTCGAGCATGTCGCCCATACGGTCCCTCATGAACTGCAAGTTCTCGGTCATCGACACCGACTGCATGCTCACCTGGAACGGGATCGAACTGTGGTCGATCGGCGCCCCCAAGGGCCGGGTGATGCTCTGTACCTTGTTGATTCCCTCGACGCGGAGGATGTTCTTCGCGATCCTGTCCAGGATCAGCATGTTGGCGGGGGTGCGCAGATCCTGGTCGGCCACGATCAACAGGATGTCCGGGTCCATTTTAGCCTTGGAGAAGTGCCTGTCCGACGCCTGATAGCCCTGAATGGAAGGCATCCTGTCTGGGACGTAATACCGGTCGTTGTAGTTGACCGTGTACGACGGCAGCACCCCCAGACCGATCAGCGAGACAACCATCGTCACGACCAGAATCGGTCCCGGCCAGCGCACGAGGGCGGTGCCGATCCGGCGCCATCGCCGGGTCGTGATCTTGCGCTTTGATTCGAGCAACCCGAAGCGGGTGCCCACTAGCAGCACCGCCGGCGTGAGCGTGAGTGCTGCGGCGACGATGACAAGCATGGCCACGGCGTTGGGAATACCCACCGCTGCGAAGTACGGCAGCCGGGTGAACGTCAGGCAGAGCGTCGCACCCGCAATCGCCAAACCCGACCCGAGCACGACATGCGAAACGCTGTGATATGTCGTGTAATACGCCGCAATACGATCCTGGCCGGCCGCTCGCGCCTCGTGGTATCGGCCGAGGAAGAAGATTGCGTAGTCGGTAGCTGCCGCGATCCCCAGCATCGTCAGCAGGTTCACTGCGAGGTTCGACAGTTCCATGACCTGGTAATGCCCGAGGATGGCAACCACTCCGCGCGCGGCACTGAGCTCGACGAAGACTGTGATCGTGACGAGCAACATCGTCGCGAAGGAGCGATAGATGATCAACAGGATGAGAGCGATGATCGCGAAGGTGATCAACGTCATCATCAGCTGGCTATCGTCAGCGGCGGAATTCAGGTCCATCGTGAGCGCGGCCGGACCGGTGACGTAGACCTTCAGCCCGGGCGGTGGATTGCTTCGATCGACGATATCGCGTACCGCTTCGACGGATTTCTTGGCCGGCGTAGTCCCCTGGTCACCAACCATATTCAGTAGCACGTACGCTGCCTTGCCGTCCATGCTCTGCGACCCGCCCGCGGTGACGCGGTCGCCCCAGAAGTCCTGAACGTGGTCGACATGCTCATGGTCATCCTTGAACTGAGCGACCAGGCCGCGATAGTAGTCGCGCGCCTCGTCGCCGAGTTCGGTGTCGCTTTCCAACAACACCATGACCATGCTGTCGTAACCGAACTGATCGAACTCTTCGCCCAGCTTCTTGAGCGCCTTGTAGGACGGCGCATCCTGGGACGCCAGCGAGACCAAGTTCGCTTGCCCCACCTTTTCGAGCGACGGCACAACGACGCTCACCGCCACCATCGCCACCAGCCACGCCACGATCATCAGACCGGGCACCCGGCGGATGGCCGACGCGACGCGGGACGGCTTGGCAGCGGCCATGAGTGTTCTCATGCGGACTTCACCAAGCAGAACACCTGCGCGTTATGGGCGGTCACCGATTGCTCGTCGCGGACCACGCCGTTGACGGTGATCCGGCAGCCAAGCGTGCCGCTGTCCCCCTGCGCGACCACATTGGCGAAGACCGACATCAGTTTCGTCGAGATCGTGTACGACCACGGCAATGTCGTGAAGTTCGCGTGCTGCGGCTGAGCATGCTCGTCGAGGAAGTTCGCCTGGCCCGTCGTTCCCGCGGGACCGAACACCTCATAGATTACGTCTTTGGGAATGACGGGTTCGGATCCATCCCTGATGGCGCTCGGATCATCCGTTGTCGAACCGGCCACCCCATGCAGCCGAATCACCGCGAACACAGCGATCGCAACCACCACCACCACGACCATCGGTATCCACATCCGCTGCATGACCCTAAACATCTCTCGTCCCTTCAAAGCGTCAGCCATACCGGCTTTAACAACTGCAGAATCGGCGCGCTGTCCGCCTGCGCCGAGCTGTCGATCATCTGCCGGGAGCGTACACCCCATACCCCTATGCCGTATACATGACCGCCGCGCGGGCGCACGGTAGCCGCATCCTCGATCCACTGATGAACGTTGTGGCGTTGTGCCACAGAAAAACCCAGGCTGTCGCGGGCGCTGCGGAGGCGACCTCCAGCCAGAGGCACGGCGGCGCGCAACAGGTTGTGTGCGATCGCAGCGCACAACACGCAGGACGAGTTCGCGACGAAGCGGCCCGAGGAAATGTGCACCGAGGGCTCGTCGACCAGGTCGGCGAACCCTGGTTTCGTTGATGGCGTGGCGGCAGTGGGCGAGGTCGGCATCGGCGATGGGGTTGCCCGGACGGTGATCCCATCGGTGGTGAAACCGCAATTGGTATAGATGATTTCAACGAAAACGATACACCCGGCGCTCAGCGACACTCCGGAGATCACCGGGGCTGCGGTGTCGGTGCTGATCGTGGTTCGCAGCGGGACAGCCCCTTGAGAGAACCTGCGGACATGGCCGCGATCAGCGTGGCCAATTTCCCGAAGCCTCTTGCATGACAACCATACCCTGGTAGGGTATCTCGAGCGCCTTGCTACGGAGCGCAGTCGACGCGAAGCACGCACCCCTGTTCAAGCTCTCGGTGTCTGGCCAACGATGACCAGACACCCAATACTGGTACGAGGTAACGAAAATGTCAGTCGCATCACCTCCCCCCTCCCGGCGTTGGTGGGCACTCGCACTGATCGCCACAGCTCAGTTCATAGTCATCATGGACACCTCGATCATCGGTGTCGCATTGCCCCGTATGCAGGAAGATCTCGGCTTCTCGCAGGAGAATTTGTCCTGGGTGTTCAACGCCTACGTGGTCGCTTTCGGCGGATTGCTCTTGCTCGGCGGTCGCCTGTCCGATGTCTTCGGGGCTCGCCGGATGTTCAGTGTGGGATGGGGCATCCTTCTGGTCGGGTCTGCCGTGGCCGGCCTCGCTGGCACCGTGGGCGTCGAACTTGCCGGCCGGGCCGTGCAGGGCGCCGGGGCGGCTCTCATCGCTCCGTCGGCCCTGACCCTTTTGATGATGTTCTTCGGTTCAGACCCGCGTGAGTTGACGAAGGCCCTGGCTCTTTACGGCGCCGCGGCCCCAACCGGGGGCACGGCGGGTGTGTTTCTCGGCGGCGTGATCACCGAGTACGTGTCGTGGCCATGGGTCTTCTACATCAACATTCCGGTCGCGGCGCTCGCGCTTGTCGCCGCGCCAGCGCTGATGCCTGCGGGTGGCACCAGCGCCAGGGGCGCCGTCGACGTAGCAGGCGCGCTCACAGTCACCGGGGGTCTCGGCGCGGCGGTGTACGCCATCGTCCGGGCTCCCGAGGTCGGATGGGGCTCCGTTCAGACGTGGGGCGTGCTCGCCATCTCGGTCGTCCTGCTTGGAATCTTCGTCGGAGTGCAGGCGTCCCGTCGTGAACCGTTGATGCGCCTGACCATCTTCCGTACGCCGAACCTGGGTGCGGCCAACATCGCACAGCTGCTGCTCGGCGGTGCGTGGATCCCGATGTGGTTCTTCCTCAACCTGTACCTGCAGCAGGTTCTCGGCTACAGCGCCTTCCCCTCCGGTGCCGCCCTGCTGCCGATGACCCTCCTCATCATGATCGGAATGATCGCCCTCGCGCCGCGCGCGATCAACCGCTTCGGACCCAAGACCATGATCGTGACCGGCCTGGTGATTCTCGCCATCGGCATGGGTTGGCTGTCCCTCATCCGGCCTGATGGCAACTTCTGGGCCGACGTCCTGCCCGCGTCACTCGTGGCGGCACTCGGTATGTCGCTCGCCTTCATACCCTCACTCGGAACCGCCATCTCGTCCGCCCGGCCCGAAGAGGGCGGCCTCGCGGCGGGGATCGTCAACACTAGCTACCAGGTCGGTTCCGCACTCGGCCTAGCGGCCATGACTGCCATCGCCGCTTCCTACGGCGCGGACCAGCTCGGCGACCCATCCGCGCTCACCGACGGCTTCTCGTCCGCCTTCCTCGGGGCCGGTCTGGTCGCCCTCACGGGGGCAGTGATCGCTGCACTGACCCTCCGCACGCCACAGCCCGAAGGTCCCGTTCCCGGCAGCAAATCCGCTGCAGAGCACGCCTGAACGCCGGCCAGCTCAAACCCGCACTTAGAAAGGCAGTATCACCATGACCACAGCGCCTGTTCTGATCGCATACGACGGCTCTCCCGACGCGCGCACGGCAATTGACGAAGTCGCCAGGCTCCTCCCTGGCGCTGAGGCGGTTGTCTTGTACGCCCGCCAGCCGATGGAAGGCCTCGCAGCTCACCTCGAAGGGCATCCCGCCCTGGAGGACCTTCGGGGTATCGAAGAAGCCGGCCTCGACGCCTCCGAACGGATCGCGTTCGAAGGCTCGGAGCGTGCGCGCGCCGCCGGTTTGGACGCCATGCCGCAGGTGTTGTCCAGGATGGCCACCGCATCGGAGGCGATCGTGCAGGCCGCCGATGAGATCGACGCGGCCCTCATCGTCCTCGGCTCCCGAGGCCGCCGTGGGCTGTGGTCGGCCGTGCTCGGCAGCACATCGGTAAACGTGCTCCACCATGCCCGCCGACCAACCCTGGTCGTACCGTCCGAGGCAGTCGTCTCTGCCCGGCAGCGGCCAAGCAAGCCGGAACCCGACGCCCGGCACGCCTGAGCGCCCGACAGAAGCGCAACGGCGACCTTCACCGTGTCCACCGAGTTCGGTATCTCTTGGAGCCCAATCGAAGTCCGGAAACGTCAGCAGACCATCACGCTCGGTCTGGGTCTGCTCTTCGTACGTTGGCGATCCGGGCGTTCGTGACCCGTCGATAGCGACCGAAGCCCGATCCGGTTGCGGCCGGAATCTCCTCGTAGGAAACGAGTTAAAGATGTTCAAGACCAAGTTGGCCGTGTTGTCTGCGAGTGTCGCATCTGTTGCCGCACTCGCGTTGGCCACTCCGGCACAGGCCGATCCGGATAGTGCGTTCGCCAAGGAGTTGCATGGCTACGGGATCTACGGGCAGAAGGACTTCAACGCCTGGATCGGCAAGATCGCCTGCAAGCGCCTCGACCGCGACGTCGATGTAACCGCCCGGGACTCGGCCGAGTTCGTCTCTGATCAACTGCTGCGCGGCACCAGCACCGAACAGGCCTGGCAATTCCTCGGCGCGGCAATGAATTACTACTGCCCTGACAAACGCGTGCTACTCACCGCACAGTAGGGAAACACCGATGAAGATCAAGAAGCTGAGCCTCGCGGCCCTGGCCGCGGCCGCCGCCCTGACCCTCGCCCCCACCGCGTCGGCCGACGCCACCGAGGACTACCCGATCCCGCGGAGGATCCTGCACACCCCGTGCACCGCGGAACAGATCCTGGCCGCCACCCGCGACACCAACCCGGTCTACTACGAGCGCTACCTGATCGACTACAACAACAAGTCCCCCGAGGTGCACCGCGCTGTGCAGGACCGCATCCACTGGTTCTTCGCCATGGACTACGCGGGCCGTCGCCAGTACTCCGAGAACACAGCCACCAACGCCTTCTATGAGCGATTGGCATGGAACTGGCCCAACTGGGCCAAGATCTTCTTCAACAACAAGGGCGTCGTCGCAGCGTCCACCGCGGTCTGCATGAACTACCCGCCCGACGATATGTCGGTCTGGGTCTGGTGACGCTCTAGATTGACCCGGTGTGCAAGCATAGGAGCACAGTTGTCGCCGCCCTGACACTCGTCGGCGCGCTCTTGTCGATCGACTGATCAACGTTGTGACGTAAGCGCGTCGGGGCTGTACGTGTGCTCGGGGTGGCGTGAGTCTAATGCTCTACGATACCGAAATCGCCTGTGGCGCGGCCCAACTGCGTTGGCGCCATCATGCCGTAGCGATCAGGAACGTACGAGTCGCGCGATGGCAGCGGAGGCCTCAGCCAGCTTCGCGTTGGCCTCGTCGCCGCCCTCGGCGACCGCCCGGGTCACGCAATGGTCGAGGTGCTCATCGAGCAGGCCCAGCGCCACCGAGCGCATGGCGCTGTTGACCGCGCTGATCTGGGTCAGGACATCGATGCAGTACTTGTCGTCGTCGATCATCTTGGCGATGCCGCGAACCTGGCCTTCGATACGGCGCAGCCGCTTAGCGTAGTTGTCTTTGTTCGCCGTATATCCGTGTGCGGTTGTCATCTAGCCTCCCGGTGTCTTCTCCACCGGGCGGACTCGACCGTATTAGCCATCCCAATCGTGCCCCGGTGGTGGCCGGTCGTCGACTGCAACTCCACCGATGCCAGGCAAGGGCCAGGACCGCGAGAGCACAGAGGACCGGCAGGTTTCACGCAGCCATCATACCCCGTAGGGGTACGATGACGAAGGGTCGGGGTCGCTTGAGTGTTGGCCGAGCCCGGCCTGAGCCCTGCGACTCGACGGTTCCGCGCTTGGGCGCGTTGTTCACCCCGCCGGTATCGGCACACCCGACAACGCATCGCGGCCGTTATCGCGCCCTGTACTGCGGGACAGTTGTCGCGCCGACGTTGTCGGCGGTGGCGTTTCGCAACGATGGAAGCCGGGCACCAGAACCGACCTGTCGCTGCGGTCGCTGGACCGCCCATCCCCTGACTTTCCAGCCCCCGCCGGCGAGAAGAATTTGACCAGTAGCGCTTCGCCCCCTTGGGCCTTCAGTCACGTTTAGCGAATCCGGGCCAAGGAGGCGAAGAACCGTCGCGGTGGTTGCGTGTCGTTGATCAGTCGTTGCAGGTGCAAGAGGGGTGGCCACACTGGCAGCCCGACCCCTGGTTGCATGAGGCGTCACCGCATTGACAGGAAGCCGACGTGGAACAACAGGATTTGCTCTCTTGTGTCTCGTTCATGTCGCCGACCATACCCCCGTAGGGTACATGCGTCAACCGCTCTGCGACGCCGAAAGGGCCTGCAGCGCGGCCCAACTGCGATGGCGCGTCGCGCGTGTGGACGAATCTGCGGAGAGATGGATTCCTAGGCGAGGACAGGCTCGACGCGTGGGCTGGCGACGGGTCGACAACTTGCCCTTGGCAACCCCTGGGGGGTATCTTTTTATATACCCCCTGGGGGTACCTTCTGGCGGAGGCTTCGCCGTCTACGAGGCAATTTCACGTACGAAAGGCGACGTAGTGACCAAGTCCAGATTCAACGCTTTCATCGCAACGCTATTGGCCGCTGTGTCGATCGCCGCCGCCGCTCCGTCTGCCGCGGCGCCATCGGGCGCCCGGTCAGCCCAGGATGTCGTCGATTCTTTGCAGAAGAATGGCTATAAGGTCATTCTCAACAAGATCGGCACGGTGCCACTGGATCAGTGCGATGTTGCTGTCGTCCGGCCCGGCCGAGCAATCACTGTCATAGATGCAACGGGCGGTGTTCGGGAAGAGATCCTTAGCTATACGACCGCGTATGTCGTCGCGCGATGCTGACGGAGAACCATGGTGCTCGCCGACGACAGAGCTTTCGCAGTCCAACGCGGCGAGCGATGCGTGAGCGCAAGCGTCGACGTCTGACCCCGCGCCGAACGTGAAGAAGTGTGCGAGATCCAGCCCCTCAAAGTCGCCATCTTCTTCACGTTCGCGGCAGGCTAGCGCGTCTCACCACAGGTCGGCGTAGTGCATCAGCGCGTCACCGACGAGAACCAGACCGATAACCATGAACAGCGTGCGAACCACCACCGGCGCGTACCGCCCGAGCACCCGAACCAGCGTGCGTTGCAGTCGCCGCGCGCGCATGGTCTTGCGCACCGACAATGCGAGCATCAGCAGCGCAGGCACCAAGGCCATTGCGCAGTAGGCGAATACGTAGAACGGCCAGCCCGACGGCAGCGGATTGCGGGCCGAGATCAGCGCCAGCGCGGTCAGGAAGGGCACTGAGGTGGCCGCCTGCCCCAACCCCACCACCAGGCCGACGACGCCGAACAGCCACGGATTGCGCCGGGCCGCCTGCAGCGCCCAGTCAGGCGGCTTGGGCCCCCGTGCCGAACCGGTGAGGGCGGCGACGGCGATCAGCACCAGCCCCAGAGCGAGCTGCCCCCAGTATCGGACGGTCGGTGTCACCTCGATGTCGACCTGCGTGGTGAGGAACGTCAGGCCCAGCACGGCACCGATGCCGAAGGTCGACGTGGCGACGAACACACCGCCCACGAAGCTCAGCCCCGCGGGCAGCGGAGAGCGACGGCCCAGCCGGCTGTCGTACACGACCGCGGTCGTCACGCCCAGGTTGAGGACGTTGAGCGAGTCGAGGAACGCGAACCCCGCGAGGGGCAGGAGAAGTGCCGGCATATCGGCCTTGAACCTACGGGTCGGGCCGGTGAGTTGCACCACCGGCGAACTCCCGGGGGCATGAAATCGCCGTCCGCGGGTATTCGAGATCGTCAGCCATCGGCCCCGGAAGGACCTATGACCGCAGCCCGAACACAGCTGGATCGGCGTGATCTCGATGCCGCGCAAGCCACGGTGAACGCCGTCGCCGCGGCGTTCTCCGCCAAGGTGGTGGGTCAGCTGCATCTGCGGGAGTCGATGCTGATCGCCCTGCTCGCGGGTGGTCACCTGCTGGTGGAGAGCGTGCCGGGCCTGGCCAAGACCCTTGCCGCGCGTGTCGTGGCGGAATCCGTCCATGGCGCGTTCCGCCGCATCCAGTGCACGCCGGACCTGCTGCCCAGCGATATCGTCGGCACCCAGATCTACGAGGCCGCCACCAACTCGTTCGTCACGCAGCTCGGCCCGGTGCACGCCAACATCGTGTTGCTCGACGAGATCAACCGGTCCAGCGCGAAGACCCAGAGCGCAATGCTGGAGGCGATGGAGGAGCGGCAAACCACGATCGCCGGTGTCGAGCACCTCATCGCCGAGCCGTTCCTGGTCATCGCCACCCAGAATCCGGTGGACCAGGAGGGCACCTACCCGTTGTCGGAGGCCCAGACCGACCGCTTCATGCTCAAGGACGTCGTCCGCTATCCGTCCGCCGAGGAGGAGGTCGAGGTCATCTCCCGGATGGACGCGGGCCTGTACGACCGGGAGCATCGCGCATCACCGGTGGTCGGGCTGGCGGAGGTGCGCCACGCGCAGCACGTGGCGGGATCGGTGCACATGGACCGCTCGCTGATCGAGTACGCCAGCCGCCTGGTCGAGGTGACCCGGTTCCCCGACGATTTCCTGTCCGCCGGGATCGCCCGCGTGATCGAGTACGGCGCCAGCCCCCGCGCGACCATCGCGTTCTGCCGCACTGCCCGCGCCCTGGCGATGCTGCGTGGCCGCGACCACGTCGTGCCCGACGACATCGCATCGCTGGCTCACCGGGTGCTGCGGCACCGCCT from Mycolicibacterium sp. YH-1 harbors:
- a CDS encoding cation-translocating P-type ATPase; this translates as MTTSPAQPQTPDAESIELDISGMTCASCAMRIEKKLNKLDGVSATVNYATEKARVSTPPGFDTAVLIAEVEKTGYGAAVPAAKDSVSDADEQREDPELTTLRNRLIGSIVLSVPVIVLAMAPALQFTYWQWASLALAAPVIVWAAWPFHKAAFANLRHGAATMDTLISVGTSAAFLWSLYALFFGTAGVPGMTHAFEFTIAPGDGSANIYLEVAAGVTTFVLAGRYFEKRSKRQAGAAMRALLELGAKDVAVLRNGVETRIPTEDLAVGDEFIVRPGEKIATDGVIVDGTSAVDASMLTGESVPVEVTEGDTVVGATVNAGGRLVVRATRVGSDTQLAQMAKLVEDAQSGKAEVQRLADKISGVFVPIVIGIAVATLAVWLGGGFGISAAFTAAVAVLIIACPCALGLATPTALLVGTGRGAQLGILIKGPEVLESTRKIDTIVLDKTGTVTTGKMTLLGVTTAADTTDDEVLRLAGAVEDASEHPIAQAIAKGAAQRVGTLPTPESFKNIEGRGVQGIVDGHLVVVGRASLLDDWSITMNADLTAAKGAAEKAGQTAVVVAWDGAARGVLVVADAVKDTSAEAIGQLKALGLTPVLLTGDNRTVAEQVAEQVGIEQVIAEVLPREKVDVVTRLQAEGKVVAMVGDGVNDAAALAQADLGLAMGTGTDAAIEAADLTLVRGDLRSTADAIRLARKTLSTIKVNLFWAFAYNVAAIPLAALGLLNPMLAGAAMAFSSVFVVSNSLRLRAFRSGTDSTPNLGTQQFA
- a CDS encoding heavy-metal-associated domain-containing protein, with protein sequence MTTTTYQVTGMSCGHCEGAITREVSQIAGVEHIDVSAATGILAVTSTGELDDAAVLAAVEEAGYAGVRA
- a CDS encoding RND family transporter, with the translated sequence MRTLMAAAKPSRVASAIRRVPGLMIVAWLVAMVAVSVVVPSLEKVGQANLVSLASQDAPSYKALKKLGEEFDQFGYDSMVMVLLESDTELGDEARDYYRGLVAQFKDDHEHVDHVQDFWGDRVTAGGSQSMDGKAAYVLLNMVGDQGTTPAKKSVEAVRDIVDRSNPPPGLKVYVTGPAALTMDLNSAADDSQLMMTLITFAIIALILLIIYRSFATMLLVTITVFVELSAARGVVAILGHYQVMELSNLAVNLLTMLGIAAATDYAIFFLGRYHEARAAGQDRIAAYYTTYHSVSHVVLGSGLAIAGATLCLTFTRLPYFAAVGIPNAVAMLVIVAAALTLTPAVLLVGTRFGLLESKRKITTRRWRRIGTALVRWPGPILVVTMVVSLIGLGVLPSYTVNYNDRYYVPDRMPSIQGYQASDRHFSKAKMDPDILLIVADQDLRTPANMLILDRIAKNILRVEGINKVQSITRPLGAPIDHSSIPFQVSMQSVSMTENLQFMRDRMGDMLEMTDELGAMIAIMERMHGLMQQQADITHDMVGNAKDLQATSDEMRDHMANFDDFWRPVRNYLYWEPHCANIPICFSVRSLFDGLDGIDKLSENMASMLVNMEKMDALMPQLVAQLPPMIAISKNIRSTMLTMYSSFNGMIDQISRMTDTATAMGQAFDAAKNDDYFYLPPEAFDNPDFQKGLKLLVSPDGKSAQMIITHVGDPAGPAALATTPAELTAAKEAIKSTPLEGSELYLGGTAATYHDIEEFTKYDLMIVVIAALSLILIIMLAMTRSIVAAIVIVGTIAISLGSSFGLSVLIWQHILGQQLHWFVLPITVIILLAVGSDYNLLLVSRFKEELHAGMKTSIIRGVAGSGSVATQAGLVFAITMGSMITNDLIAIGQVGSAICLGLLFDTFVIRAFMTPTVAALLGRWFWWPIKVLPTSVIGRRAAKPDDSPDEDTSEIPVPAH
- a CDS encoding MmpS family transport accessory protein, producing the protein MFRVMQRMWIPMVVVVVVAIAVFAVIRLHGVAGSTTDDPSAIRDGSEPVIPKDVIYEVFGPAGTTGQANFLDEHAQPQHANFTTLPWSYTISTKLMSVFANVVAQGDSGTLGCRITVNGVVRDEQSVTAHNAQVFCLVKSA